A stretch of the Ferviditalea candida genome encodes the following:
- a CDS encoding GntR family transcriptional regulator, producing the protein MLDIYSPIPLHVQLKNLLETEIRTGSYTEKIPSERELMDRFSVSRFTVREAVSALVQEGVLEKKHGRGTFITLKPVQEWLGQLSSYEETVKSMGMKPSSRSIFHGQTSSPENVSQILDLDKFYLIKRLRFADDKPVAIKEHYYPLEIGLELAKSDLDTAVLYDLLELSLGLNLSEAEQIITSGIPSKEEAQYLDIPPSSSVLIREQLIFDPDGNPIEYSRSVFRTDMYAFHMKMARKRR; encoded by the coding sequence ATGCTAGATATATACAGTCCTATTCCTTTGCATGTGCAGCTCAAAAATTTATTGGAAACAGAAATCCGGACCGGCAGCTACACCGAGAAGATCCCGAGCGAACGGGAATTGATGGACCGCTTTTCCGTCAGCCGGTTTACGGTAAGAGAGGCCGTTTCCGCTCTCGTTCAGGAAGGGGTGCTGGAAAAAAAACACGGCAGAGGCACGTTCATTACGCTCAAACCGGTTCAAGAATGGCTCGGGCAGCTAAGCAGCTATGAGGAGACCGTCAAATCGATGGGAATGAAGCCTTCTTCCAGGTCAATCTTCCACGGCCAAACCTCTTCTCCCGAGAACGTCTCCCAAATCCTGGACCTTGACAAGTTTTATTTGATCAAGCGCCTGCGCTTTGCGGATGACAAACCCGTGGCCATTAAAGAGCATTATTATCCTTTGGAAATCGGTCTCGAGCTGGCCAAAAGCGATCTCGATACCGCAGTCTTATATGACTTGCTGGAATTGTCGCTCGGCTTGAATTTGAGCGAAGCCGAGCAGATCATTACCAGCGGTATACCCAGCAAAGAAGAAGCCCAATATTTAGACATCCCTCCTTCTTCAAGCGTGCTGATTCGCGAGCAGCTGATCTTTGATCCGGACGGAAATCCCATCGAGTATTCAAGAAGCGTATTCCGAACGGACATGTATGCCTTTCACATGAAAATGGCCCGCAAGCGCAGGTAG
- a CDS encoding MFS transporter has product MKKLSATNMFLLLLCLMYFITYIDRVNIATAAPLMKKDLHLSNTDLGLALSAFAYPYALFQIIGGWIGDKFGPRKVLIVVGVIWSVATIFTGLVGGLVSLFIARLALGFGEGATFPTSTKAMSNWLPAKKRGFAQGITHSFARLGNAVSPPLIALLMVLYGWRASFWILGAVSLIWVIVWAVYFKDNPSQHPKMTKAELDELPQYTSYGEKQRDPVPWKLLIKKISPVTLVDFCYGWTLWVYLTWLPSFLFNGYGLDLKKSALFSSGILFAGVIGDTLGGVISDRILKGTGNLKLARRGVLVTGLLGSFIFLLPNLFVHNLSMVAVCMSFAFFFLELTNAVLWSIPMDMAPKYAGTASGMMNTGFGVAGMISPVVFGYLIDLTHNWQVPFIMSVVLLFIGILVSFRIDPTKGIDEGASPSVVSNNPAREL; this is encoded by the coding sequence ATGAAAAAACTAAGCGCGACGAATATGTTTTTGTTGTTATTATGCTTAATGTATTTCATCACTTATATTGACAGAGTCAACATTGCAACGGCTGCACCCTTGATGAAAAAGGATTTGCATTTATCCAATACGGATTTGGGTTTGGCGCTTTCCGCTTTCGCCTATCCATATGCTCTCTTTCAAATCATCGGGGGATGGATTGGCGACAAGTTCGGCCCGCGCAAAGTATTGATCGTCGTCGGGGTAATTTGGTCCGTTGCGACTATTTTTACGGGTTTGGTGGGCGGCCTGGTCAGCCTGTTCATCGCCCGCTTGGCGCTCGGTTTTGGTGAAGGAGCCACTTTTCCCACATCCACCAAAGCGATGTCAAACTGGCTGCCAGCGAAGAAGAGGGGATTTGCGCAAGGAATTACCCACTCGTTTGCCAGGCTCGGCAACGCGGTTTCACCGCCATTAATTGCACTTTTGATGGTCCTTTACGGTTGGCGTGCATCATTCTGGATTTTAGGGGCCGTGAGTTTAATCTGGGTCATCGTTTGGGCTGTGTATTTTAAAGATAATCCAAGCCAGCACCCGAAAATGACCAAAGCCGAGCTTGACGAATTGCCGCAATATACAAGCTACGGAGAGAAACAGCGGGACCCTGTGCCTTGGAAGTTATTAATTAAAAAAATCTCCCCTGTGACATTAGTTGATTTTTGCTATGGCTGGACCTTGTGGGTGTATTTAACGTGGCTGCCTTCCTTTCTATTTAACGGGTATGGCTTGGACCTTAAGAAATCCGCATTATTCAGCTCGGGGATCCTTTTCGCGGGGGTCATCGGCGATACGTTGGGCGGCGTCATTTCCGACAGAATTCTGAAGGGTACCGGAAATTTGAAGCTGGCCCGCCGCGGCGTATTGGTCACCGGACTGCTCGGTTCGTTCATATTCCTGCTGCCCAACTTATTTGTGCACAACCTTAGCATGGTCGCGGTGTGCATGAGCTTTGCCTTTTTCTTCCTTGAACTGACCAATGCCGTCTTGTGGTCCATTCCCATGGATATGGCCCCGAAATACGCCGGTACGGCAAGCGGCATGATGAATACGGGCTTTGGCGTTGCCGGGATGATATCTCCCGTAGTGTTCGGATATCTCATTGACCTGACACATAACTGGCAGGTTCCTTTCATAATGTCCGTCGTCTTGTTGTTCATTGGAATCCTGGTTTCGTTCAGGATCGATCCCACAAAAGGGATTGACGAAGGCGCTTCTCCATCCGTGGTTTCCAATAATCCGGCACGAGAGCTTTAA
- a CDS encoding MmgE/PrpD family protein has protein sequence MSVEQRLYEWIGGIQYDRLPPAVRERAAVIWMHDLVLGRRFGHGFWPGQVLQDGLQTKAPDQGWLLLGQTKRSYSAEESVQFNSTSMASSVLEDFYGGLHLGPVIIPVVMHELEKSDGLADSKAWEKAVEAVVAGFETGIWLQDRFGELLGQMGLRATPLIGALAAVGAIAKMRGLSEAEYRAALSLPASIGLGAGFSLLGGTEEWIYQAGLSARLAYQSVRFTRGMRYPNASSLTGSHSLRKLLKDGHVAGHMGDALQNNRYRILDVGLKRHPVNIFVQPAVEAMSRTVREIGKDAVRGATEIEIQVAEQVSNMKLLQHPGPFEQPYQSVLSIPACVAMAGIHGSFLFADLRQINQFEIQKTARKVNITGSRELSAYDARLTMKSKGQVVHQAGVQSDFFYPPLDRERQWLETKGWNITGDDELWISPILKLLTAGR, from the coding sequence ATGAGCGTGGAACAGCGTTTGTACGAATGGATCGGCGGCATTCAATATGATCGGCTGCCGCCTGCAGTGCGGGAACGCGCCGCCGTTATCTGGATGCATGATCTGGTTTTGGGGCGGCGGTTCGGCCACGGCTTTTGGCCCGGTCAAGTGCTGCAGGACGGTCTGCAAACGAAAGCACCCGATCAAGGATGGCTCCTGCTGGGACAAACGAAAAGATCCTATTCCGCGGAGGAATCCGTGCAGTTCAATTCGACGTCGATGGCATCCTCCGTCCTGGAGGATTTTTACGGCGGATTGCATCTTGGTCCGGTAATCATTCCCGTGGTGATGCATGAGCTGGAGAAATCAGATGGATTGGCGGATTCCAAAGCTTGGGAAAAAGCCGTTGAGGCCGTGGTTGCCGGATTCGAAACGGGAATTTGGCTGCAGGACCGGTTTGGCGAGCTGCTGGGGCAGATGGGCCTTCGCGCGACGCCCTTGATCGGCGCGTTGGCTGCCGTCGGAGCGATCGCCAAAATGAGGGGCTTGTCCGAGGCCGAGTATCGTGCGGCATTGTCCCTGCCGGCCTCGATCGGCCTAGGCGCCGGTTTCTCGCTGCTCGGGGGAACGGAGGAATGGATCTATCAGGCGGGTCTGTCCGCCCGATTGGCTTATCAATCCGTCCGCTTCACGCGGGGGATGCGGTATCCGAATGCAAGTAGTCTGACTGGATCGCATTCCTTGCGGAAGCTGCTGAAGGACGGGCATGTCGCCGGGCATATGGGAGATGCTTTGCAGAACAACCGGTACCGGATTTTGGACGTGGGACTCAAGCGTCATCCGGTCAACATCTTCGTGCAGCCGGCTGTGGAGGCGATGTCCAGAACGGTGCGGGAGATCGGTAAGGATGCCGTACGCGGAGCGACTGAAATTGAAATTCAGGTGGCCGAGCAGGTGTCGAATATGAAGCTGCTGCAGCACCCAGGGCCTTTTGAGCAGCCGTATCAATCCGTTCTCAGCATTCCGGCCTGCGTTGCGATGGCCGGAATCCACGGCAGCTTCCTATTTGCCGATCTGCGGCAGATTAATCAGTTCGAAATACAAAAGACAGCCCGAAAAGTCAATATTACAGGATCCCGTGAGCTGTCCGCTTATGATGCTCGTCTGACGATGAAGTCGAAGGGCCAGGTTGTTCATCAAGCGGGCGTTCAGTCGGACTTTTTTTATCCGCCGCTTGACCGGGAAAGGCAGTGGCTTGAAACAAAAGGATGGAATATCACCGGGGATGATGAGCTGTGGATATCTCCAATATTGAAACTATTAACAGCCGGGAGGTAG
- a CDS encoding ABC transporter substrate-binding protein, which yields MKTRVWIARVMILVLVVGLLGGCGQKRAEDKPAADSGQKQQDAPKPVEFTVWWMENRDDPVKAITKVIDDFQKENSNIKIKLESFSWEDVKPKVLAAINAGRAPDVIQSIPDFTVAIKETGAIQPVDDIVKEINDKFKFYQSQLDPYYYDNHYWAIPIFGMDVNLYYRKDILKKANIEPPKNWDELLAAAKQLNSGTMAGLGMPTSNSMYTDQILYNFMITNGGDLYDDKGNITFDTPENVAALKIMKDLAPYTPVDANTWWWQQAVENFVGGKSAMVLLLGLPPSFWYANQKDMRDQLGVVPFPVGPKGTPGSTSYSNGFMVTTTDSAKKEAIEKFLVYLHDPDRNGKFLADMLPGMYLPVTEASGKSDGFNKQEVISFYKDVVQTEIQSNEHGKLFGFTHGTPPKSIGPIAASNVLGKIVNKMIVEKMSPEDAAKWGQQELERVAKQ from the coding sequence TTGAAGACAAGAGTATGGATTGCCCGGGTAATGATCCTCGTCTTGGTTGTGGGACTACTGGGAGGCTGCGGACAGAAGCGGGCGGAGGATAAGCCGGCCGCCGACAGCGGTCAAAAACAACAAGACGCGCCAAAACCAGTGGAGTTTACCGTATGGTGGATGGAAAACCGTGATGATCCCGTGAAAGCGATCACAAAGGTTATTGATGATTTCCAAAAAGAGAACTCCAATATCAAAATCAAGCTCGAGTCCTTTTCCTGGGAAGATGTAAAACCGAAAGTGCTGGCAGCGATCAATGCAGGCAGAGCGCCTGATGTCATTCAATCGATTCCGGACTTTACCGTGGCCATTAAGGAAACGGGCGCTATCCAACCCGTTGATGATATTGTCAAAGAAATTAACGATAAATTTAAATTCTACCAATCGCAGCTGGACCCTTACTATTATGATAACCACTATTGGGCCATACCGATTTTCGGAATGGATGTGAATTTGTATTACCGCAAGGATATTTTGAAGAAAGCCAACATCGAGCCGCCCAAAAACTGGGACGAGCTGCTGGCGGCAGCCAAACAATTAAACAGCGGTACGATGGCCGGTCTTGGAATGCCTACATCCAACTCGATGTACACCGACCAAATTCTGTACAATTTCATGATCACCAACGGCGGAGATCTGTATGACGATAAAGGGAACATCACGTTCGACACTCCGGAGAATGTGGCCGCACTGAAAATCATGAAGGATTTGGCGCCCTACACTCCTGTCGATGCCAATACCTGGTGGTGGCAGCAGGCAGTGGAAAACTTTGTCGGCGGGAAATCGGCAATGGTCTTGCTGCTCGGACTTCCTCCGTCATTCTGGTATGCCAATCAGAAGGATATGAGAGACCAGCTTGGCGTGGTTCCTTTCCCGGTCGGACCGAAGGGAACTCCGGGAAGCACAAGCTACTCCAACGGATTCATGGTTACGACAACCGACAGCGCCAAGAAAGAAGCGATCGAGAAGTTCCTCGTTTATCTCCATGATCCGGACCGTAACGGCAAATTCCTGGCGGATATGCTGCCGGGCATGTACTTGCCGGTAACGGAAGCTTCCGGAAAATCGGATGGTTTCAACAAACAGGAAGTCATCAGCTTTTATAAAGATGTCGTACAAACCGAAATCCAATCCAATGAACACGGCAAGCTGTTCGGATTCACGCACGGAACGCCTCCGAAAAGCATCGGTCCGATTGCCGCATCGAATGTGCTCGGAAAAATCGTGAATAAAATGATTGTCGAAAAGATGAGTCCGGAGGATGCGGCCAAATGGGGCCAGCAGGAACTTGAGCGAGTGGCAAAGCAATAA
- a CDS encoding MFS transporter translates to MEDVAKGANLLSRLDRIPVTKSIVGIMFLLILAWIFESFDIGMAGTLIVSLKKAWNLTGVEVGLFGVSPTIGIVLGLIPGGRLADKYGRRKVLLWGIFVYALLTFASAFSPNFETMVALRILAGLGEGAVFPIPYLMLSEFVNSNKRGISIGWVNGVLTAAYSIPLMVGAWASSAFPLENVWKVMSLLGGIPLLYLVPLLLWLPESPRFLIKQGSYEKLEQLIEKLEKRANLPHDTRLINPSTLEALQTGKQAQVRMSAIFAHPYLTRSIIAYLIFAYSIYLFYVINVYGPTIFSGQGLKLGGALTFTAVMMVVGGIGTVVHGHFSDKYGRKTPLVIYAALATIGIVMFAYANSFASLVTAGILSAFFGLSVNPFGKLYISEQYPTDIRGVGAATGEMLARFFSGVMGLYFVPLLLAWGGTYVIFISLGVFIVAANIPMMIWGRNTANKSVEEAGSAAYM, encoded by the coding sequence TTGGAGGATGTCGCAAAAGGAGCCAATTTATTGTCGAGGCTTGACCGGATTCCCGTTACCAAATCAATCGTCGGCATTATGTTTCTGCTGATTCTGGCCTGGATATTTGAAAGCTTTGACATCGGAATGGCGGGCACTTTGATCGTTTCACTGAAAAAAGCGTGGAATCTTACAGGGGTCGAGGTGGGGCTGTTCGGGGTTTCCCCGACGATCGGAATCGTCCTCGGACTGATACCGGGCGGCCGCTTGGCCGACAAATACGGCAGGCGCAAAGTTCTGCTGTGGGGGATTTTTGTATACGCTTTGCTGACCTTCGCGAGTGCGTTTTCGCCAAACTTTGAAACCATGGTTGCGCTGCGCATACTGGCAGGGTTGGGGGAAGGAGCGGTGTTTCCCATTCCGTATCTGATGCTGTCCGAATTTGTAAATTCCAATAAACGCGGGATCAGCATCGGCTGGGTAAACGGGGTGCTGACTGCCGCATACTCGATTCCCCTGATGGTGGGGGCTTGGGCGTCAAGCGCGTTTCCTCTCGAAAATGTTTGGAAGGTGATGTCGTTATTGGGCGGAATTCCGCTTCTCTACCTTGTGCCCTTGCTGCTTTGGCTTCCCGAGTCCCCGCGTTTTTTGATCAAACAGGGCAGCTATGAAAAATTGGAACAGTTGATTGAAAAACTGGAAAAACGGGCCAATCTCCCGCACGATACCCGGTTAATCAACCCATCGACGCTTGAGGCCCTTCAGACGGGCAAACAAGCGCAGGTCCGAATGAGCGCTATTTTCGCACACCCTTATCTGACGCGTAGCATCATTGCTTATTTAATTTTTGCTTATTCCATTTATTTGTTCTATGTCATTAATGTATACGGACCGACCATTTTTTCCGGACAGGGGCTGAAGCTGGGCGGCGCCTTGACTTTTACCGCGGTGATGATGGTGGTCGGCGGAATCGGAACGGTGGTACATGGCCATTTTTCCGATAAATATGGCAGGAAAACTCCGTTGGTGATTTACGCGGCGCTCGCAACGATCGGCATTGTGATGTTTGCCTATGCGAATAGTTTCGCCTCGCTTGTCACGGCGGGGATTTTGTCCGCGTTTTTCGGACTCAGTGTTAATCCGTTCGGCAAGCTCTATATCTCTGAACAATATCCTACTGACATCCGCGGGGTAGGGGCCGCCACCGGCGAAATGCTGGCGCGGTTTTTCTCCGGCGTGATGGGGCTGTACTTTGTTCCCCTGCTGCTTGCATGGGGCGGAACCTATGTGATTTTTATAAGCCTGGGGGTCTTTATCGTGGCGGCCAACATCCCGATGATGATTTGGGGACGCAATACGGCCAACAAAAGTGTGGAAGAAGCCGGAAGCGCTGCCTACATGTAA
- a CDS encoding ABC transporter permease produces the protein MKRKQWLTNSQFGFLTSVPILILVLGLLIYPMYVVIRLSFTNQKIVGSSYHFIGFENYRSFLTDPLFHTAVVNSLIWVIGNTIVQTLLGFMMALLLFYPLRKYKFALTLSIIPWIVPTAVMALIWRWMLDATNGVIGRIPVWLGLSDQATNLLGTPDSSMYTLILVNSWRWFPFIGIMIYAALQNIPRDVFEAANVEGASAWDEFRYIILPSISKILFGMGLLGLLFSFNVYDVIALVTPKGGAVDGTTTLPVLIQRFAFEYYSMSKAATASIYMVLLLIAVILIYYLAPGIFRSILYPFRAFARSSMYERIFSRTQGQVQMQAAGKLKPAAPLKRRFLGGKLSFSWIFVLLLVLIILGPFAWTLFNSLRLQSDISQGNGIHLTLQNYKEVFTKYNYWDYLKNSMMVSALTVMITTVLSVHTAYAINRYRFLGRGFIKNILLVAYLFPSIVLLVPLFQVMKSLGLIDNPWSLILINVALTTTFSTWLLDSYMRNIPVEIEEAAQVDGANRMHILYKFVIPLLAPGIGSVVMFTLITSWSEYLFAVSFIMDESHKTLPAGLAKILSSYDVNWPLRASAAIMAALPIVLFFIFLGRSLIKNATEGAVK, from the coding sequence ATGAAACGAAAACAATGGCTTACAAACAGCCAATTCGGTTTTCTCACTTCCGTTCCGATTTTGATTCTCGTGCTCGGATTGCTGATCTATCCGATGTATGTAGTCATCCGGTTGAGTTTTACCAATCAGAAAATAGTAGGCTCCTCCTATCATTTTATCGGTTTTGAAAACTATCGATCCTTTTTGACGGATCCTTTGTTTCATACCGCTGTCGTCAACAGCCTGATTTGGGTGATTGGCAACACAATTGTACAGACGCTGCTGGGCTTTATGATGGCGCTGCTGTTGTTTTATCCGCTGAGGAAATACAAATTTGCCTTGACGCTCTCCATTATCCCGTGGATTGTTCCGACCGCCGTCATGGCCTTGATTTGGCGCTGGATGCTGGACGCCACGAACGGCGTAATCGGTCGCATCCCGGTTTGGCTCGGATTAAGCGATCAGGCAACCAATCTGCTGGGAACGCCTGATTCCTCAATGTACACGTTGATTTTGGTCAATTCCTGGCGCTGGTTCCCTTTTATCGGGATCATGATTTATGCGGCTTTGCAAAATATTCCGAGGGATGTATTTGAAGCGGCCAATGTGGAGGGAGCTTCTGCATGGGATGAATTCCGCTATATCATCCTTCCTTCGATTTCCAAAATTTTATTCGGAATGGGACTATTAGGGCTGTTGTTTTCTTTTAACGTTTACGACGTCATTGCGCTGGTCACCCCCAAAGGCGGGGCCGTCGACGGTACAACGACGCTGCCGGTGCTGATCCAAAGGTTTGCTTTCGAATATTATTCCATGTCAAAAGCGGCAACAGCTTCCATATATATGGTGCTATTATTGATTGCAGTCATTCTGATATATTATCTCGCGCCCGGGATATTCCGATCAATTCTTTATCCTTTCAGGGCGTTTGCCCGAAGCTCGATGTACGAGCGCATTTTTTCGCGGACTCAAGGGCAAGTGCAGATGCAAGCTGCAGGCAAATTGAAGCCTGCTGCTCCTTTGAAGCGCCGATTCTTGGGAGGTAAGCTGTCGTTTTCCTGGATTTTCGTGCTGCTGCTCGTGCTGATTATCCTCGGGCCCTTTGCCTGGACCTTGTTCAACTCGCTTCGCCTGCAGAGCGATATTTCCCAAGGGAACGGGATTCATCTGACCTTGCAGAACTACAAAGAGGTCTTTACCAAATACAATTATTGGGACTATTTGAAAAACAGCATGATGGTATCGGCATTGACCGTCATGATCACAACGGTTTTATCCGTGCATACCGCCTATGCCATTAACCGCTACCGGTTTTTGGGCAGAGGCTTCATCAAAAACATCCTGTTGGTCGCGTACCTGTTCCCCAGCATTGTGCTGCTGGTTCCGCTGTTTCAGGTCATGAAAAGTCTCGGCTTGATCGACAATCCGTGGAGCCTGATTTTAATCAATGTCGCCCTGACCACCACGTTCAGCACCTGGCTGCTGGACAGCTATATGCGCAATATTCCGGTGGAAATCGAAGAGGCGGCGCAGGTCGACGGGGCAAACCGGATGCATATTTTGTACAAATTTGTGATTCCGCTTCTGGCGCCGGGCATCGGATCGGTCGTCATGTTCACGCTGATCACCTCTTGGTCGGAGTATTTGTTTGCCGTTTCATTCATTATGGACGAGAGCCATAAGACCCTGCCGGCCGGCTTGGCCAAAATTTTGAGCAGCTATGATGTAAACTGGCCGCTTCGCGCTTCCGCCGCAATCATGGCCGCATTGCCCATTGTGCTGTTTTTCATCTTCCTCGGACGTTCGTTAATCAAAAATGCCACGGAGGGAGCGGTCAAATGA
- a CDS encoding putative holin-like toxin, with amino-acid sequence MICLTANSPPTLSNFSLSDWVKFSTFLSNKNRPNGRLWYNMVKQLAGAEAFHRKGGDAMEVYQALTLMISFATLIVLILSFHKRK; translated from the coding sequence ATGATATGCTTAACCGCCAACTCTCCGCCCACCCTTTCCAATTTCAGTTTATCCGATTGGGTCAAGTTTTCAACCTTTCTTTCAAATAAAAACCGCCCAAATGGACGGTTATGGTATAATATGGTCAAGCAGTTGGCAGGGGCGGAGGCATTCCATCGTAAAGGTGGTGATGCCATGGAAGTATATCAAGCGTTGACGTTAATGATTTCTTTTGCAACGTTAATTGTTCTTATACTTTCCTTCCATAAACGGAAGTAG
- a CDS encoding phosphotransacetylase yields MQTKLEDVRMRAFQATCRIVLVDGGDERVLQASAFVQRTSAIQPVLLGNRELISNHIRSLGLPIQPEIIDPQESGLVDRFVPVYQEKMRSKGKAVPEYESAAERLKNPSYFGAVLLEAGIVDGMLGGASLPTAEILRASLEVVGMAEDAQIISGSFCMFLPAALPSGNDVLVFSDCAVVPDPDAGQLAAIAMNAVKVAKKVAGLDPVVAFLSFSTKGSAKHPKLDKVIAAKELLSRQLPDAAIDGELQADAAIIPEISARKAPQSAAGGRANILIFPDLNSGNISYKLVERLANVKALGVILEGFRKPVNDLSRGCSVDDVIDMMCVTALQTARFEKQ; encoded by the coding sequence ATGCAAACCAAGCTCGAAGATGTCCGTATGCGGGCCTTTCAAGCGACCTGCCGAATTGTTCTGGTTGACGGCGGAGATGAAAGGGTGCTTCAGGCATCTGCATTTGTTCAGCGAACCAGTGCCATACAGCCCGTGCTCTTGGGAAACAGGGAATTGATTTCAAACCATATTCGATCTTTGGGTTTGCCTATTCAGCCGGAGATTATCGATCCTCAGGAAAGCGGTTTGGTCGATCGCTTTGTTCCGGTGTATCAGGAGAAAATGAGAAGCAAAGGCAAAGCTGTTCCGGAGTATGAATCCGCGGCCGAACGATTGAAGAATCCTTCGTATTTCGGGGCCGTGCTGCTTGAAGCCGGTATCGTTGACGGCATGCTGGGCGGCGCTTCATTGCCTACCGCCGAGATTCTCAGAGCCTCTCTTGAGGTTGTTGGAATGGCCGAGGATGCGCAGATTATTTCCGGATCCTTCTGCATGTTCCTGCCGGCCGCACTGCCTTCGGGAAATGATGTGCTGGTGTTCTCCGATTGCGCCGTCGTTCCCGATCCCGATGCCGGTCAATTGGCGGCTATTGCCATGAATGCGGTGAAGGTGGCGAAAAAGGTGGCCGGCCTGGATCCGGTCGTTGCTTTTCTGTCGTTTTCCACCAAGGGGAGTGCCAAGCATCCAAAGCTCGACAAGGTGATTGCCGCGAAAGAGCTGCTGAGCCGGCAGCTGCCCGATGCCGCGATTGACGGAGAGCTTCAAGCCGATGCGGCGATTATTCCGGAAATTTCCGCAAGGAAAGCGCCTCAAAGCGCAGCCGGTGGACGTGCGAACATCCTGATCTTTCCGGACCTGAATTCGGGAAACATTTCCTACAAGCTTGTTGAAAGGCTGGCCAACGTAAAGGCGCTAGGCGTCATCCTGGAAGGTTTCCGCAAGCCGGTGAATGATCTTTCCCGCGGCTGCTCGGTTGATGATGTCATTGACATGATGTGCGTCACAGCGCTGCAAACGGCTCGGTTTGAGAAACAGTAA